One Glycine soja cultivar W05 chromosome 7, ASM419377v2, whole genome shotgun sequence genomic window, AAAAATGCACAAAACTAATGGCAAAGACATAAACTTTCCCGGTAGTTGGTTTTTCATAGATAATCTTGCAAGGAAGaagttaagtttttttaaaaaacaaagccCAAATATAAAAACAAGCCCAAAAAAAGGAACCTGCCTCGTGTAGATAACAGGAAAAGAATGAAAGAACAAAACCACAACGAAAAGAGAAACACGATAAGGTAACAAAAAATCCAAACCTCGTCTGacacagaaaaacaaaaagctaACATGCGTGTAAGAAAACACACATGAAACAGCACCAGAACAGAACAACAGAATTAGCACGAACAGACAAACACGATAAGCTAACATGCAATTTCTGAAAAACATTAGGCAACATGAATGTAACAAAAGATGCATGAAAACAACACCAAAAGAGAAACCAAACCTCGTCCAACACATGAAAACGAAAAAGTAACACGCATGTAATAAAATAGACATGAAAACAGCACCCAAACAAAAGCCAAAAAATGATAAGGTAACATGCATGTAAGAAAAGAGAAGGCAAAAAATGATAAGCTAACATCCAATGTAACAAAACATATATCAAAATAGCACGAAAGAGAAGCTAAACCTGGTCTGTATGTGAAAAGATGAAAAGCAAAAAACCCAAACTGAAGCATGATAGATAAAATGGaagagattttttaattttaaaagccaCGTAAAGAAGCAAACGGGAGCACGTGCACAATCTGGGAAATCAAGCACGTGTAAGAGGCACAATCTGGGAAATCAAACACGTGTAAAAGGCAGGAGAGTGGGAAATGGAAAGGCTAAAAGACCGAAAAACCAAGGAAATGGATAGGTGTCACAGCCTTAGGTAGGGACATTTTAGAATTTTCCAGAtacttctcttttcatttttttattgagtatGCTCTGCTTTGGCATTTATCATTatgattgaaaattttattatcaaatcaCCCTGTAAGAagatttttcgtttttttttttttctatagctTGTTTCCTAGCCTTGGCCAGTACAAATTTGCTTTTGGATTCATTGAGAATGTTTCCTAGCCTTGGTTATTCCAAATTTGAGAATCCAGGTATGTTGTTCTTTCTCTTTGACCAACGTACCATATGATAATTATTCACATTATATAATCTTTATGTAAGTTTGTGTCGGAATAAATTAAGTGCCTATGGACCTGACAAATTGCTTTAGATTTCTGAATATCTTATCAACATGGTATGAGATATTTATTTTGGCTGTGTTTTAACACTTCCACATTAAATGTTTAAATTGTGATATTAGACTGATTTTatctattgataaaaaaaatttaaatattaaaatttcatttaaaagtaaaataagataaattgaaaaaaataaacaatttaaatcAAGTACAGGGATAAATATACAACAAATTacctttccttttttctttatttatatacttgattttttttaactttttttttaactgtttatcccttttaatgtatatattttttaatttctatctaTAAATTTAGTTGTCATATattgttttatcaataaataaaaataactttatattacaatttaaattgcCTACCATAAAACCAAAACTATAATTTAAGTATATTCATTTATCACAAATTTCTATAATGATATGATttgcatatttaaaatatttattttttataaattttatttagataataataaatattaagcaTGCATGTCTAATTAATTggaagtaaaatttaatattataataataaatattaagcatacctgtttatttaaattttaatataattagagATATTACTTGTCACCTTGCAGGGTAAAAGTAACGGAGTTTTATTTGCTTGGTTTCTGTGATATTGTGCATTTTCTCGTCTAGTTTTCTTCAGCATTCAACAAACCTCTTCACCCTCTCTATCTTCCAATCCCATTTTTCATTCCCTGTCGCCTTTCTTTgctttctcatccttttccttttcccaaggttatttttttccattgtttttgctattttttttcttctatttctctcttctctttcttccaatttttatttttaattgattttttccccttttgGGTGATCGGGGATTTTTGTGTCTGGATATGGATTTAGGGTTTTTTCTTTAGTGATCATTGGTGTGCATGTTTCAAGTTTGATGTATTGGCAGTGGAAATCAAGGGTTCTTTTTGTGTTATTGGACGCAAAAGTTTCAACTTTTAGTCTTTGTGATTTCATGTTAAACAAGAATTTGTAATGGGTCTAATGGTGGATGAtatcccatttttttttctctcttgtggGTTTATGGGTTCGATTGAGTGTTTTATGGAGTAAGTGGACAACTGGGTTGATGTGAAGCCTCTGAtctaataagatatttttaggGTGAATTTGATAAATGATGGATTTATACTTTTAGTTTTCAATATTTCCATGATGAATTGTGTTTCATTAGTTAGATAAAAAGAGCATCATttaatcatattaatatttttgtccatTTTCAGAAATTGTACTCTTTAGGGGCATAATACACGTAAAGCAAGTTGGTTTCTAGAGTAGTTAGAGTTACATGTGTTTTGCAGGCACATGGCAATATATGAACTGGATCCCGATGTTGTTTGCTGGGGTCTTCATCTCCTAGATGATTGCACACTTTCCCACCATTATTCGCCTAGTATTGTAACTCAATATGATCCTGATTTAAGTCAAGTTGAATATGTTACAGAAGGCTTTTGTCAGCATCAGTATGTGGATAGTGACGAGGCTGTTGCACAAGCTTATCAAGAAGAATTATGGCAACTTGTTTCTATGGTAGCTTCTGGGAATGATAACTTTGGTACGGAGTTGCGTTCTGTATTAGTTTTTTGtgatgttttgtttattttattttattttacattttgtgtaatggattttttttaattgtcatgATAAATTATCAACATGTAGGCAATGAGTTGTAggtgagtcccataatatgaaAGAAGTGGGGAATTATGGTCCAACTCcaagtgaaagaaaaaatggtGTGCATGAAAATAATGTTTGTGGTTCGTCTTCTGGATCAGTAGAGGTACCTACTACTTCTACTAGTGATGACTTCTGGGATTCATTGGAAATATCGGATGAATCTCTAGATGGTGAAGTTGGCAAAAGATTAAACCAAATGGTTCCCATTCCTGTAAGTGTAGCTTTAGTGCAAccactttattttgttttaaagacATCATGTGTCATCTTTTACTATAATTTCCAATTGTATTAGTCACCATTTGATTTGTGTATTCTTTTGGATGATTTCTGGTAAATTTCATGGAGAGAATTTTATTATgtgtaaaatttaaatgatgatCTTTTAACTCAATAAGACTTGTAGAAAAAAATCTTGATAGAAATGTAGGAACCAGATTGGTACTAATTAATGCTCAGATAGCCTTTGTTCTGTGTATACTCCTCTGTTTGCACCATTGTTGGATAGGCTATGCGACTTGTTGTTCATTTTCCCCTAtggttcctttttctccaattttcaacaaataaattcaagggaaatgaaacaCCGGAAAGCGTATcgggtcgtcaagtatttaaaattaaaacagtgtgatccaagtatcgaactcagggaacttatTAGACACagttttattcagaagtaaGGCATTGTTGGAACAACATTAATAATTGATGGttaaaacagaaataaactaCTTCTATGGTAAAAACAATAGATGCAAGTAAATAAAAGTTGACAGCAATAGGTAAAAAgcattgggtctttctaacaaacaagttgatgcatgtgaggatatttctctaaccaatcatgcttttgtgttctatgttgtagcctaaaatactaaacctcgatccatcgtaagtttagactaatttaacctaagcttcatccgcagatccctcttgtaagactaggcttaacttaaacagCATTATCGTAACAACatattcagaaaaccaaaaccccaaCAATCCATCCCTGGTAATGTGGTTATTCAgtcctgcttctatcaagttctaaggcaacagtacatttcccaatgctaaagtctcCTAActgtacacacaaatgggtgatcagaccaagagcatgcagaaattaagcattgaaagaagcattgaacacataaaacacaattaattagatattcccaactagggtgtttaacCAGCCATACAAGGAACCCTAATGCAAATGAGACAGAAAGTACAGAGCAATTAttgcttacacaagaagggggatccctcctcctcttcatggcacctcacaatcactcaaacactCTCTAATCTCTTAAAGTGATGAATCCTAGCTTCCTTGCTTAGATGCTGCCTCTCTACTGCCTCTAAAGCATTATCTCGAATTCTATGCAAAAGTATGCAGCTCTGGTCTCCAAAATTCCTTACCCTAATTCTGACAATTCAggtgttggatttcccctacagttactttttggtccaatttttctttatacaaatatgtttaaGGGAAATTCGATTCACCagaaagtgcaccggatcgttaagtatttaaaattaaaacgaatGAATCCAAGTAtcaaactcagggaactagtattcgacagggttaaattcagaaataaggaattgttgaaagaaacattgataattgatggtttagaatagaattaaactaagtctaggctaaaaacagtaaaaaatgcAAGTAAGATTGACAACACTAGGtaaaagtgttgggtctttctaacaaacaagctgatgtatataaagatgtttctctaatcaatcatgcttttgtgttctatgatgtagcctaaattactaaacctcaatCCCTAGTTAggctgaatcaatccaagcttcatcctcagatccctcttgttggactaggcttaatttagacagccctcgtaggtttagactaacttaaactaagcttcgtccgcagatccctcatttaagactaggctcagcttaaatagcttaggaaagtttagactaatttaacctaagcttcatccgcagatccctcatttaagacgaGGCTTAgatcaaacaacattattgtaacaacatatttgaaaccaaaacttaattcgcagatccctcatgtaagactaagttttaatcctgcttcaatcaagttctaaggcaataatacatttcccaatgctaaagtcacctaactatgcacacaaatgggtgatcagaccaagagcatacagaatttaagcactgaaagaaacattgaacacaagaaacacaatcaattagatattaaagtaattacatcatttgttccttagaaattcccaacaagggtgtttagccaaccattacagaaaaaccctaacaataatgaggTTAAGAGTAGAGAATAACTACTCCTTACACAATAAGGGGGATCCCTCatcctcttctcagcatctcacaaTCAATCTGCAACTCCTCAATCTCTCTCTAACTACAAAACCTAGGTCTCTTTGCAAAAGCTGCTCCTTTGGCTGCCTCCATAGCTCCTTTCctgaaataggcactgtggtgtgctTTGGAATTCTCTGCAAAAGTTGTCTTTTCTTCCTCTCTGtgtctctgtctctctctctctccctctgcCCTAATTCTACACAAGACaaactttaaataggctctgaatccgCGACGTTGCGTTTACCGCCAcccttgcgcttagcgcgagtaagtggatttgagcttagcgtcaATCATGTGCTAAGCCTGGCTGAAGATATAtggccttgatattgatgctctaCCAGATTCTTCTGTCACGCTAAGTGCACTGAAGCTGCACTTAGCGATGGATGCGCACTTAGCCCAACTGATAGCtgagctcaactgtcacttttagcacttcatgacttagcctctttttaacttaaaattgcacagatttcatcattaaatccaatggaaatattctagagacaactttaacaataaacaagatttatttacaaaattactacaaaataaccataaattgtggaactatacaagttttggaaaatgttttctatacaaaagttagtcgtataagacgactaacatcAGGCtaaaataggctctgaaatagCGATGCCGCACTTAGCGCAAGTAAGTGGATTTaagcttagcgccagtcatgTGCTAAGCCAGGCAAGAGACGAACATCTCGCTTAGCAAGCTGATCTCGTGCTTAGCGTGCGGCCTTGATCCTTGTGCTCTTCCAGATTCCTttgtcacgctaagcgcgcTAAAGTTGCGCTTAGCAATGGATGCACGTTGAGCCCAAATGGTCCGCTTAGCGCGACTGTtccttttagcacttcaagattttagcctcttttgacttgaaattgaacagatttcatcattaaatcaaatggaaaatattctagagacaactataacaataaaacaagatttatttacaaatccctacaaaataactataaattggggaaactatacaagttttggaaaatgttttctatacaaaagttagtcgtataagatgaCTAACACTTGTGCCATCATCAGACAACCTTTGTAGTTGATGTGCCCTGTATAATCTTTGAATTTTGACTATTTTGAGAGGGATTTCAATTTGTAGTTGGTGACTCTAAAGGTTTCTATGTTGTGGCTTTTGAATTTTTAGAGAATATTGTAGATGAATATACAAACATTATTGTCTTAGCTAAcaactttctaagatggttcttatCTGAGACCGTCTTAAAAAGTCTTTGAAAGGGTACTTgctaagacggttcttagccAAGAACCGCCTTAAAAAGTGCACTTTCTAAAGCGGTTGTTAGCAAACAACCGTCTTAGCAAGTACCCTTTCTAGGACGATTCTTTTTTGGGATCGTCTTAGAAATGTccatttctaagacggttgtttgCAAACAACTGTCTTAAAATGCTTGACTTTTCTATGACGGTTGTTTTATAACCATCATTAAATGTTTCAACTTTTAACAACATTTGATATAAAGACAATTTGTAATCATCGTTGAATGCCTCTATTAACTATCGTTAAATTCCTTTTATGCTGTCGTGAAGGTCAATATTGCCTTCAAATATTGTCTAATATGTACCCAAGTCTCTGATAAaggtaattttaatttaaattggtCCTTATGTGTGTTGTGATAGGTGAATGCTTCAaggtttttttatttgcttCTTTCTTGCTAGatgtttataataaatatagtttaaatattttattttgtaattgcaTGTATTCCTTAGTTTTGTAAAGGTGAGTGCTCATTATGGTTATGATGTCCCAAGTCCTTCCATCTTACTTGAATTGTGTGTTTCAAATTTGGTTGTGCTTTTATCTTGGTGACATAATTTCTGTCTTTTGCATGGTTTTAGTGGCTCATACATATGAAGTATCTTAATTGACTTGATTTTGGTTGCATGATCTCTTTAGCTTAAACTGACTTATGTGCGTTAATAAACACTAGTATTATGTTCTtcagattttaatttaaaaattctcaATGGCTCATACAGtgtcttgactcaatcttggcTGCACAGTCTTAGCTCAAATGGGCATATTTTCTACTCCTTATAAGAAGCATGATGTCACACAAATGAAAATTTCGAAATGATCCCCTTAATTGTGCACAAGTTTGTGCATATACTATTTAAGAATTCTACGTAATTTAATTTGACTTCTTGGATCAATTATTTCTGATCACTTACAATGTTCCATATGCCTTAATTTCCACACATATTCAGTCATTGGGGCTTGGGCAAGGTGGGCAAGATTGATGCCTTATTCTTTCTTGGATATATGACTGTATGactatttatattaattgttggTATTTTCAGGA contains:
- the LOC114420558 gene encoding uncharacterized protein LOC114420558, with the translated sequence MAIYELDPDVVCWGLHLLDDCTLSHHYSPSIVTQYDPDLSQVEYVTEGFCQHQYVDSDEAVAQAYQEELWQLVSMVASGNDNFGESHNMKEVGNYGPTPSERKNGVHENNVCGSSSGSVEVPTTSTSDDFWDSLEISDESLDGEVGKRLNQMVPIPVKVGVGEVRDADARDLIPTQEDKQRVEELTKPLDRLKPYGVPLY